Proteins encoded by one window of Pseudomonas sp. PSKL.D1:
- a CDS encoding FecR family protein — MNHDRLNPSPDDAITDAAAHWCMRLHADDCTAVERETFARWLAADPRHTEEYQAMLEIWQTADLLPRTATIIEFNPPKAKVARPRNWRPMASAAAIALLALPLAGWVGWEQGWLPNHYQHFAASDRLQTVQLSDGSTVQLNLNTELTYLNYKDQRQVTLKRGEAFFEVAHDSTHPFIVRAGHGQTRVTGTKFNVWKYQDQVKVTLVEGSVLVSSNGNNGGYRLGPGMQATYHSGDFEPQLAQSDDYGNSLAWRSGKLILDNLSLEQALPVINRYLDAPLLLADASTGRIRISGIYNTREVERLVDNLPKVLPVYLTRSKDGSTVLNSISPPPGKG; from the coding sequence ATGAACCACGACCGCCTTAACCCCAGCCCAGACGATGCAATCACCGACGCCGCCGCGCATTGGTGCATGCGCCTGCACGCCGACGACTGCACGGCCGTGGAACGCGAAACGTTTGCCCGCTGGCTGGCGGCCGACCCGCGGCACACCGAGGAATACCAGGCCATGCTGGAGATCTGGCAAACCGCCGATCTGCTGCCGCGCACGGCCACGATCATCGAGTTCAACCCGCCCAAAGCCAAAGTGGCCCGGCCACGTAACTGGCGGCCGATGGCATCCGCTGCCGCCATAGCGCTGCTGGCATTGCCCTTGGCGGGCTGGGTGGGCTGGGAACAGGGCTGGCTGCCCAACCACTATCAGCATTTTGCCGCCAGCGACCGGCTGCAAACGGTTCAATTGAGCGATGGCAGCACAGTGCAGCTCAACCTCAACACCGAGCTGACGTACCTCAATTACAAAGACCAACGGCAAGTCACGCTCAAGCGCGGCGAGGCGTTTTTTGAGGTTGCGCACGACAGCACGCACCCGTTCATCGTGCGCGCCGGCCATGGGCAAACGCGGGTGACCGGGACCAAGTTCAATGTCTGGAAGTATCAGGACCAGGTCAAAGTGACCCTGGTGGAAGGCTCCGTGCTGGTCAGCAGCAACGGCAACAACGGCGGTTACCGCCTTGGCCCGGGCATGCAGGCCACCTACCACAGCGGCGACTTCGAGCCGCAGCTCGCCCAGAGCGACGACTACGGCAACAGCCTGGCATGGCGCAGTGGCAAGCTGATCCTCGACAACCTGAGCCTGGAACAGGCCCTGCCCGTGATCAACCGCTACCTTGATGCACCGCTGCTGCTGGCCGATGCCAGCACCGGCCGCATTCGCATCAGTGGCATCTACAACACCCGTGAAGTCGAGCGCCTGGTGGACAACCTGCCCAAGGTGCTGCCGGTGTACCTCACCCGCAGCAAGGACGGCAGCACCGTCCTTAACAGCATTTCGCCACCGCCCGGCAAGGGCTGA
- the pdxR gene encoding MocR-like pyridoxine biosynthesis transcription factor PdxR codes for MELHIRLDGRKGLADQLYQQLRAGIDSGHLAAGTQLPPTRLLAEQLGVSRKTVAEAYSRLTYENLLSGVVGRGTFITPQQRAHPHANQAVTLAAAPSLERWQQRATVLAKRTRQPASRYDFVGGASIKSQFPFDQWRSCLNYALRRSQQHPERHFSAQGLPELREAIAHHIAYARGVHCSPAQVLVCNGAQQALDLIARVLIEPGCPVAMEDPGYPPARQLFEALGARLQSVPVDDQGMCVEQIADGTRLIYTTPSHQFPLGMPMSAQRRQALLARACELGALIIEDDYDCEFRYQGQAADALQRLDQWGLVAYVGTFSKTLLPELRLGYAVLPPAVLEAACVAKHLSDWHSPTLLQWALARFMGEGHLNRHIRRCHDIYSTRRERILNRLNDDLAPWLQAIPANAGFHLSALAQPEVDVELLTHLARKVEVGLYSLAPFFSEAPVRPGLLLGFGAIELLDIDPALDRVRDTLQRLS; via the coding sequence ATGGAACTGCACATTCGCCTCGACGGCCGCAAAGGGTTGGCCGATCAGCTTTACCAGCAGTTGCGCGCCGGCATCGACAGTGGCCATCTGGCCGCCGGTACGCAACTGCCGCCAACCCGCCTGCTGGCCGAACAACTGGGCGTGTCGCGCAAGACCGTCGCCGAAGCCTACTCGCGCCTCACTTACGAAAACCTGCTAAGTGGCGTGGTGGGCCGCGGCACCTTCATTACCCCACAGCAACGTGCCCATCCGCATGCAAACCAGGCGGTGACCCTGGCTGCGGCGCCCTCTCTGGAGCGCTGGCAACAACGCGCCACGGTGCTGGCCAAGCGCACACGGCAACCTGCCTCGCGCTATGACTTCGTTGGCGGCGCCTCGATCAAGTCACAATTCCCGTTCGACCAGTGGCGCAGCTGCCTGAACTATGCGTTGCGTCGCAGCCAGCAGCATCCCGAACGGCATTTTTCGGCCCAGGGCCTGCCCGAACTGCGTGAAGCCATCGCCCACCACATCGCGTATGCCCGGGGTGTACATTGCAGCCCGGCACAAGTGCTGGTGTGCAACGGCGCGCAACAGGCGCTGGACCTGATTGCCCGGGTGCTGATCGAGCCCGGTTGCCCAGTGGCCATGGAAGACCCCGGCTACCCCCCTGCGCGCCAGCTTTTCGAGGCTTTGGGCGCGCGCCTGCAGTCGGTGCCGGTCGATGACCAAGGCATGTGTGTGGAGCAAATCGCCGACGGCACCCGGCTGATCTATACCACCCCCTCGCACCAGTTCCCCCTTGGCATGCCGATGTCGGCGCAACGCAGGCAGGCTTTGCTGGCCAGGGCCTGCGAGCTGGGCGCACTGATCATCGAAGACGACTATGATTGCGAGTTTCGTTACCAGGGCCAGGCGGCAGACGCCCTTCAACGGCTCGACCAGTGGGGGCTGGTGGCGTACGTCGGGACGTTCTCGAAAACCCTGCTGCCGGAACTTCGCCTGGGCTACGCGGTGCTGCCACCCGCTGTGCTGGAGGCAGCCTGCGTGGCCAAACATTTGAGCGACTGGCACAGCCCCACCCTGCTGCAATGGGCGTTGGCACGGTTTATGGGCGAAGGCCACCTGAACAGACACATTCGCCGCTGCCACGACATCTACAGCACCAGGCGCGAGCGCATCCTCAACCGGCTGAACGATGACTTGGCACCTTGGCTTCAGGCCATCCCGGCCAACGCCGGTTTCCACCTGAGCGCGCTGGCGCAGCCTGAAGTGGATGTGGAACTGCTCACCCACCTTGCACGCAAGGTGGAAGTCGGCCTGTATTCACTGGCACCGTTTTTCAGCGAGGCACCGGTACGGCCGGGGCTTTTGCTGGGCTTTGGCGCCATCGAGTTGCTGGATATCGACCCGGCGCTGGACCGGGTCCGCGATACCCTGCAACGCCTTAGTTGA
- a CDS encoding CynX/NimT family MFS transporter — protein MSEQRISPKALDALNLLLVVLLALNLRPILTSIGPLLEPVRASTGLGYQQAALLTALPVLCMGLVPLLQPWLRRWVSEHGGMLGGLTAIGLACIWRLQLDSAGALIASAAVAGLGVAVVQGMMPGLVNRWFPGRLAGAMGIYSAALMTGGGLAAVLGPPVSAHFNAWQAGLGVWVIPAMLAVLAWAVLRPRDAATSLGGTAGGHWFGTRRAWLLAVYFGLINGGYTSMVAWLPAYHLEHGGTAQGGGNLIGLMTVFQVAGALGLPLLLRRWPDRRPGLWLALVIQLAGFVGLLTMPTLAMGLWVAMIGFGLGACFSLSLTLTLEHLKTPGEAGSLAAFVQGIGFIITGIVPYITGWLRDVSGDFQASWVLLTITVVAMLLVTACFAPQGYQAAMARPTPAFN, from the coding sequence ATGTCCGAACAACGTATTTCGCCCAAAGCCCTCGATGCTTTGAACCTGCTGCTAGTGGTGTTGCTGGCGCTGAACTTGCGCCCGATCCTGACCAGCATAGGGCCACTGCTTGAGCCCGTGCGCGCCAGTACCGGGCTGGGCTACCAGCAGGCGGCGCTGCTGACTGCGTTGCCGGTGTTGTGCATGGGGCTGGTGCCGCTGCTGCAGCCGTGGTTGCGCCGCTGGGTCAGTGAACATGGCGGGATGCTTGGCGGGCTGACGGCTATCGGCCTGGCGTGCATCTGGCGGCTGCAACTGGACAGTGCAGGGGCGCTGATTGCCAGCGCCGCAGTGGCCGGGCTCGGCGTGGCGGTGGTGCAGGGCATGATGCCGGGCCTGGTTAACCGCTGGTTCCCCGGGCGCCTGGCCGGGGCCATGGGCATCTATTCGGCTGCATTGATGACCGGTGGTGGCCTGGCGGCGGTGCTTGGGCCGCCTGTCAGCGCGCATTTCAATGCCTGGCAGGCGGGGCTGGGGGTGTGGGTGATACCGGCGATGTTGGCTGTGCTGGCCTGGGCGGTGCTGCGCCCGCGTGACGCGGCAACGAGTTTGGGCGGGACTGCGGGCGGGCACTGGTTCGGGACGCGTCGTGCATGGCTGCTGGCCGTGTATTTTGGCCTGATCAATGGCGGCTACACGAGCATGGTTGCCTGGCTGCCAGCCTATCACCTGGAGCATGGCGGCACGGCTCAGGGCGGGGGCAACCTGATCGGCTTGATGACCGTGTTCCAGGTGGCCGGCGCGCTGGGCTTGCCTTTGTTGCTACGCCGCTGGCCGGATCGACGGCCGGGTTTGTGGTTGGCCCTCGTCATCCAGTTGGCAGGGTTTGTGGGGTTGCTGACGATGCCTACGTTGGCCATGGGCCTTTGGGTTGCAATGATAGGTTTCGGGCTGGGGGCGTGTTTCAGCCTGAGCCTGACGCTGACCCTGGAACACCTGAAAACCCCCGGTGAGGCCGGTAGCCTGGCGGCATTCGTGCAGGGGATCGGGTTTATCATCACCGGCATCGTGCCCTACATCACCGGGTGGCTGCGCGATGTGAGCGGCGACTTCCAGGCGTCGTGGGTACTGTTGACGATTACCGTGGTCGCGATGTTGCTGGTCACGGCCTGTTTTGCACCACAGGGCTACCAGGCCGCCATGGCCCGGCCAACGCCGGCCTTCAACTAA
- a CDS encoding GNAT family N-acetyltransferase produces the protein MTYPLALHTPRTHLVRADPMLALPVHQALVDSYALHHPFLSWTKPDWAADEVRESLQKAAREFSEPTSEKRFFVLQADSDVVIGCIGLRPDEGEHEVGYWVNQMYCGQGLMREALTCLLDAIGGPVWLTTDIDNLASQRLAERAGFVRAGSRLTELDPSTPRPFYRRQPASCMPQGTTAPSTAS, from the coding sequence ATGACATACCCGCTCGCTTTGCACACGCCCCGTACACACCTGGTTCGCGCCGACCCGATGCTCGCCCTGCCCGTGCATCAGGCCCTGGTCGACAGCTATGCCCTTCACCACCCCTTCCTCTCCTGGACAAAACCTGACTGGGCAGCCGATGAGGTGCGCGAGAGCTTGCAAAAGGCCGCCAGGGAGTTCTCTGAACCCACCAGCGAAAAGCGCTTTTTCGTATTGCAGGCCGACAGTGACGTAGTCATTGGCTGTATTGGGCTGCGCCCAGATGAGGGCGAGCATGAAGTCGGTTATTGGGTCAATCAGATGTACTGCGGCCAAGGCCTGATGCGCGAAGCACTGACCTGCTTGCTGGACGCGATCGGCGGGCCGGTATGGCTAACCACCGATATCGACAACTTGGCCAGCCAGCGCCTGGCCGAACGCGCAGGCTTTGTACGGGCCGGTAGCCGGCTCACCGAGCTGGACCCCAGCACTCCAAGGCCGTTCTACCGGCGCCAGCCTGCCAGTTGCATGCCTCAGGGAACTACCGCCCCGTCAACGGCCTCTTAA
- a CDS encoding S8 family serine peptidase, giving the protein MKFDLDFVYYRNFTFDGSFHIRCIGDDLGKVKSIRYLLERKAPDGAIEHLDGLTVPSQAGSGKVVNHGCPASLSCEAQAGTYLITPHVTFVESAVLAMDLEGDEHAILRKGPYTLEVKEGELKRSMLQALPVAQAPSRRRRALQSMHANAFPYRPEGYPYPALIVVFEHDGFARFMADLDRASGSSLARYWPDLATVITARPFLDPEERDDPGLQVLANHYWIEQPPSMLNDTFVALIQTLEALDYVKETALLPPPLEPGNLLAAGAAAVIATLITGVAWVAGTNAYEDAQPTPDFEALQRYLEEPGSKDKGLNIRKAWEAGATGRGVRVHFSDAGLHASHEDLRANPKLKVIPPAVNSDKEHGTASVGILLARDNGFGMTGICHGAELYVYDNRATDAQGFSQTLKKLLAYVRPGDIVAVNRQTANFNVLGTYLPSLHDHAWWEATKALTERGAVVLNAACNGTWQSDPNMGTTKGYGVDLSQVAFFNEHGDVNAILVGASHSWDGMPHQYSNYNYRHRMLNAWGDSVATTGYGALQEKDGHDRDYTDSFGGTSSATPLVTGALALIQSYAIEQHHLYLNADQMHLLVMKSGYKDATLPDTDRLPMGARPNVLGALVLLDQILQAGRFHLPDDGYCVDDDCTAKG; this is encoded by the coding sequence ATGAAGTTCGATCTGGATTTTGTGTACTACCGAAACTTCACATTTGACGGAAGTTTCCATATCCGTTGCATCGGTGACGACCTGGGCAAGGTCAAGTCCATCCGTTACCTGCTGGAGCGTAAAGCGCCGGACGGTGCAATTGAGCACCTCGATGGCCTGACCGTGCCGTCACAGGCGGGCAGTGGCAAGGTCGTGAACCATGGCTGCCCCGCATCATTGTCTTGCGAGGCGCAAGCGGGTACTTACCTGATTACACCGCATGTCACATTCGTTGAAAGTGCGGTGCTAGCCATGGACCTGGAGGGCGATGAGCACGCCATTTTGCGCAAGGGGCCCTACACCCTTGAGGTCAAGGAGGGGGAGCTGAAACGGAGTATGCTGCAGGCCCTGCCAGTGGCTCAGGCGCCATCGCGGCGCAGGCGGGCGCTGCAATCGATGCACGCCAATGCATTCCCTTATCGACCCGAAGGGTACCCTTACCCCGCACTTATCGTGGTGTTCGAGCATGATGGCTTCGCCCGGTTCATGGCTGACCTGGACCGCGCATCAGGTTCATCGCTGGCGCGCTACTGGCCAGACCTTGCCACGGTCATTACCGCCCGACCCTTCCTTGACCCCGAGGAGCGCGATGACCCGGGACTGCAGGTGCTCGCCAATCATTACTGGATCGAGCAGCCACCCAGCATGCTCAACGATACCTTTGTTGCCCTGATCCAGACGCTCGAGGCGCTCGACTATGTAAAGGAGACAGCCCTGCTGCCGCCGCCGCTCGAACCGGGCAATCTGCTCGCGGCGGGCGCTGCAGCCGTTATTGCCACGTTGATCACCGGCGTGGCCTGGGTCGCTGGCACCAACGCCTACGAAGACGCCCAGCCAACGCCGGACTTCGAGGCACTGCAACGTTATCTGGAGGAGCCAGGCAGCAAGGACAAAGGGCTGAACATTCGCAAGGCCTGGGAAGCAGGGGCTACCGGCAGAGGGGTGCGCGTGCACTTTTCCGATGCCGGCCTGCACGCCAGCCATGAAGACCTGCGAGCCAACCCGAAACTGAAGGTTATCCCGCCTGCGGTGAACAGCGACAAGGAGCATGGCACGGCATCGGTGGGCATTTTGCTGGCACGTGACAACGGTTTCGGCATGACCGGCATCTGCCATGGGGCCGAACTGTACGTGTACGACAACCGGGCCACCGATGCCCAGGGTTTTTCCCAGACGCTGAAAAAGCTGCTGGCTTACGTCAGGCCTGGCGATATCGTGGCGGTGAACCGGCAGACAGCCAACTTCAATGTGCTGGGCACATACCTGCCATCGTTGCATGACCACGCCTGGTGGGAGGCTACCAAGGCCCTGACAGAACGTGGAGCCGTGGTGCTGAATGCCGCTTGCAACGGTACCTGGCAAAGCGACCCAAACATGGGCACCACCAAGGGATACGGTGTGGACCTGTCGCAGGTCGCCTTTTTCAACGAGCACGGAGATGTCAATGCCATCCTGGTGGGTGCCAGCCATTCGTGGGATGGCATGCCCCACCAATACTCAAACTACAACTATCGCCACCGCATGCTCAATGCCTGGGGTGACAGCGTTGCAACCACAGGGTACGGCGCGCTGCAGGAAAAGGACGGCCACGACCGCGACTACACCGACAGTTTTGGCGGTACCTCCAGCGCCACACCGCTGGTAACCGGCGCGTTGGCGCTGATCCAGTCCTACGCCATCGAGCAGCATCACCTGTACTTGAATGCTGACCAGATGCACCTGCTGGTGATGAAGTCAGGCTACAAGGATGCCACCCTGCCCGACACTGACCGCTTGCCGATGGGCGCCCGGCCAAATGTGCTGGGCGCCCTGGTGCTGCTGGACCAGATTCTTCAGGCTGGCCGTTTCCACCTTCCGGACGACGGCTACTGCGTTGACGATGACTGCACCGCTAAAGGTTAG
- a CDS encoding Na+/H+ antiporter family protein — translation MNAVIAAVGIMLILSLSRVHVVIALIVGALVGGLVGGLGIEGTLKAFNGGLGGGATVALSYALLGAFAVAIAKSGLAHALADRALAMIDRQGHGNSSKLKWLLIGLMLVVAVSSQNILPIHIAFIPLLVPPLLYVLTRLSIDRRLIACVITFGLITPYMFLPVGFGNIFLNEILLANVARAGVDVSGVNVTHAMAIPAAGMLAGLLIAVFISYRKKRDYDLARIEQVEQVSVQYNPLTLLVAGLAIASAFIVQLWLDSMIIGAMVGFLIFSMSGIVRWKDTDDLFTEGMKMMAMIGFIMIAASGFADVMKATGEVKSLVETSAQWINHNKGIGALLMLLVGLLVTMGIGSSFSTVPILAAIFVPLCVQLGFDPVATVCIVGTAGALGDAGSPASDSTLGPTSGLNVDGQHHHIWDTVVPTFIHYNLPLLAFGWVAAMVL, via the coding sequence ATGAATGCTGTGATTGCCGCTGTCGGCATCATGCTGATACTCAGCCTGTCCCGTGTGCACGTGGTCATTGCCTTGATTGTCGGTGCCCTGGTGGGCGGGCTGGTCGGCGGCCTGGGGATCGAGGGCACGCTCAAGGCCTTCAATGGCGGCCTGGGGGGCGGCGCCACGGTGGCGTTGTCGTATGCACTGCTTGGCGCTTTTGCCGTGGCCATCGCCAAGTCGGGCCTGGCCCATGCCCTGGCCGATCGCGCCCTGGCAATGATCGACCGGCAGGGCCATGGCAACAGCAGCAAGCTCAAGTGGTTGCTGATCGGCCTGATGCTGGTAGTGGCGGTGTCTTCGCAGAACATCCTGCCCATCCACATTGCCTTCATCCCGCTGCTGGTGCCGCCACTGCTGTACGTGCTGACGCGCCTGAGCATCGACCGCCGGCTCATCGCCTGCGTGATCACCTTCGGCCTGATTACCCCTTACATGTTCCTGCCGGTGGGCTTCGGCAATATCTTCCTCAACGAAATCCTGCTGGCCAATGTGGCGCGGGCCGGGGTTGATGTGAGCGGGGTCAACGTCACCCATGCCATGGCCATCCCGGCGGCGGGCATGCTGGCGGGCTTGCTGATCGCGGTGTTCATCAGTTACCGCAAGAAGCGTGACTACGACCTGGCGCGCATCGAGCAGGTGGAGCAGGTGAGCGTGCAGTACAACCCGCTGACCCTGCTGGTGGCCGGGCTGGCGATTGCCTCGGCGTTCATCGTGCAGCTGTGGCTGGACTCGATGATCATCGGTGCCATGGTCGGTTTCCTGATCTTCTCCATGTCGGGCATCGTGCGCTGGAAGGACACCGACGACCTGTTCACCGAAGGCATGAAGATGATGGCCATGATCGGTTTCATCATGATTGCGGCCTCGGGCTTTGCCGACGTGATGAAAGCCACGGGTGAGGTGAAGAGCCTGGTCGAAACCTCGGCGCAATGGATCAACCACAACAAGGGCATTGGCGCCTTGCTGATGTTGCTGGTGGGCTTGCTGGTGACCATGGGCATCGGTTCTTCGTTCTCGACTGTACCGATCCTGGCCGCGATCTTCGTACCGCTGTGCGTGCAGCTTGGCTTTGACCCGGTGGCCACGGTGTGCATCGTTGGCACTGCGGGCGCGTTGGGGGATGCGGGCTCGCCGGCATCGGACTCGACCCTGGGGCCCACCTCGGGCCTGAACGTGGACGGGCAACATCACCACATCTGGGACACCGTGGTGCCCACGTTCATTCACTACAACCTGCCACTGCTGGCGTTCGGTTGGGTGGCCGCGATGGTGCTGTAA
- a CDS encoding methyl-accepting chemotaxis protein yields the protein MEQQYRQVDQVATASHEMSATAQDVARSAAQAAQAAREADQATREGLAVIDRTTRSIDTLAADMSQAMAEVQGLAQNSEKIGSVLEVIRSIAEQTNLLALNAAIEAARAGEAGRGFAVVADEVRNLAQRTQESVEETRQVIEALQTGTREVVGAMDNSHRQAQGGVEQVGQAVTALQRIGQAVSVITDMNLQIASAAEEQSAVAEEINSNVATIRDVTESLSGQANESARVSQSLNSLANQQQALMDQFRV from the coding sequence ATGGAGCAGCAGTACCGCCAGGTTGACCAGGTGGCCACCGCGTCCCACGAAATGAGCGCCACGGCCCAGGACGTCGCCCGCAGCGCCGCCCAGGCAGCCCAGGCCGCACGCGAAGCCGACCAGGCTACCCGTGAAGGCCTGGCGGTGATCGACCGCACCACCCGCAGCATCGATACCCTGGCCGCCGACATGAGCCAGGCCATGGCCGAGGTCCAAGGCCTTGCGCAAAACAGCGAGAAGATCGGTTCGGTGCTTGAAGTGATCCGTTCAATTGCCGAGCAGACCAACCTACTGGCCCTGAACGCCGCCATCGAGGCAGCCCGTGCCGGTGAAGCAGGCCGCGGCTTTGCCGTGGTGGCGGACGAAGTGCGCAACCTGGCACAACGTACCCAGGAATCGGTGGAAGAAACCCGTCAGGTGATCGAAGCGCTGCAAACCGGTACCCGCGAAGTGGTCGGTGCCATGGACAACAGCCACCGCCAGGCCCAGGGCGGTGTCGAACAGGTTGGTCAAGCGGTCACGGCGCTGCAGCGCATCGGCCAGGCAGTGAGCGTGATCACCGACATGAACCTGCAGATCGCCTCGGCCGCCGAGGAACAGAGCGCGGTGGCCGAAGAGATCAACAGCAACGTTGCCACCATCCGTGATGTCACCGAATCGCTCTCGGGGCAGGCAAACGAATCGGCGCGGGTCAGCCAATCCCTGAACAGCCTGGCCAACCAGCAACAGGCCTTGATGGACCAGTTCCGGGTCTAA
- a CDS encoding ABC transporter substrate-binding protein, with the protein MKSISTLLAGVLLAVGLVSANGQERAPIHFGALTWESGALTTEILRLIVERGYGYTTDTLPGSTVSLEMALARNDIQVIAEEWAGRSPAWVKAEQAGQVYALGDTVKNANEGWWVPAYVIEGDPERGIKPLAPDLKTVDDLKRYPSVFNDPEAPGKGRFLNSPSGWTSEIVNSQKLKAYGLEGLYNNFRSGTGAALDAEIDSAIRRGKPVLFYYWSPTPLMGRHKLVRLQEPAFDAQAWATLTDASNPAPRGSESLRAKLSIGVSRAFHETYPDLVAMFNNVDLPIELLNQTLAQMNKQRLAPEKAAQAFVRDHPEVWKAWVPAQVAARVEAKH; encoded by the coding sequence ATGAAGAGCATCTCGACGTTACTGGCCGGCGTGTTGCTTGCCGTGGGCCTGGTCAGCGCCAACGGCCAGGAGCGCGCGCCTATCCACTTCGGCGCCCTCACCTGGGAAAGCGGGGCGTTGACCACTGAAATCCTGCGCCTGATCGTGGAGCGTGGTTATGGCTACACCACCGATACCCTACCCGGCAGCACCGTCAGCCTGGAGATGGCCTTGGCGCGCAATGACATCCAGGTGATTGCCGAAGAATGGGCCGGTCGCAGCCCGGCGTGGGTCAAAGCCGAGCAGGCGGGCCAGGTGTATGCCTTGGGCGATACGGTGAAAAACGCCAACGAGGGCTGGTGGGTACCCGCCTACGTCATCGAGGGCGACCCCGAGCGCGGCATCAAGCCGCTGGCACCCGACCTGAAAACCGTCGATGACCTGAAACGTTACCCCAGCGTGTTCAACGACCCTGAGGCGCCTGGTAAAGGCCGCTTTCTCAACAGCCCCAGTGGCTGGACGTCCGAGATCGTCAACAGCCAAAAGCTCAAGGCCTATGGGCTCGAAGGCCTGTACAACAACTTTCGCAGTGGCACCGGTGCTGCTCTGGATGCCGAGATTGATTCGGCCATCCGACGGGGTAAACCGGTGCTGTTCTACTACTGGAGCCCCACGCCGCTGATGGGGCGCCACAAGCTGGTCCGCTTGCAGGAGCCGGCATTCGATGCCCAGGCGTGGGCGACGCTGACTGACGCGAGCAACCCAGCCCCCCGGGGCAGCGAATCACTGCGGGCCAAATTGTCTATCGGCGTATCCAGAGCCTTTCATGAGACCTACCCCGACCTTGTGGCGATGTTCAACAACGTGGACTTGCCAATTGAGTTGCTGAACCAGACACTGGCCCAAATGAATAAACAACGCTTGGCTCCCGAAAAGGCCGCGCAGGCCTTTGTGCGCGATCACCCCGAGGTGTGGAAGGCCTGGGTGCCCGCGCAAGTTGCGGCCAGAGTTGAAGCAAAACACTGA
- a CDS encoding MarR family winged helix-turn-helix transcriptional regulator — protein MSHFTPENFQSCAIGMLLGRAAILKDRILDWHLESEGVTAAQFKVLIIVTQYQVDTPAELCRYLGLDSGSMTRMLDRLEQKGLIVRNRCADDRRQVRLALSADGQRLADRLPEIGASAMNELVGVLQPDELKALEGLLAKVLLSAGDPLTIRRFGDR, from the coding sequence ATGTCCCATTTCACCCCGGAAAACTTCCAGAGCTGCGCCATCGGCATGTTGCTTGGCCGTGCGGCCATCCTGAAGGACCGCATCCTTGACTGGCACCTTGAGTCGGAGGGCGTCACCGCCGCGCAGTTCAAAGTGCTGATCATCGTTACCCAGTACCAGGTGGATACCCCGGCCGAGCTGTGCCGTTACCTGGGCCTGGACAGCGGTTCGATGACCCGCATGCTCGACCGCCTGGAGCAGAAGGGGCTGATCGTGCGCAACCGCTGCGCCGATGACCGCCGCCAGGTGCGCCTGGCGCTCAGCGCCGACGGCCAGCGCCTGGCCGACCGGCTGCCGGAAATCGGCGCGTCGGCCATGAACGAACTGGTCGGCGTGCTGCAGCCGGACGAACTCAAGGCCCTCGAAGGCCTGCTGGCCAAAGTCCTGCTCAGTGCCGGCGACCCCCTGACGATCCGCCGCTTTGGCGATCGTTAA
- a CDS encoding DUF2388 domain-containing protein has product MRHLLLAPALLLLLPASAALARVDAGDVATSAGISASLYSTFKDDKRIIPARDELSAFVASGGAIRGAYVESALEQVRKEHPGLAASDEELARAILSQDDPIADH; this is encoded by the coding sequence ATGCGCCACCTACTCCTCGCTCCCGCGCTGCTGCTCCTGCTGCCTGCCAGTGCTGCACTGGCCCGCGTCGATGCGGGCGACGTCGCCACCTCGGCGGGTATTTCCGCTTCGCTGTATTCGACGTTCAAGGATGACAAACGCATCATCCCTGCCCGCGACGAACTCTCGGCGTTCGTCGCCAGCGGTGGTGCAATCCGCGGCGCCTACGTGGAATCGGCGCTAGAACAGGTTCGCAAGGAACACCCGGGCCTTGCGGCCAGTGACGAAGAGCTGGCCAGGGCAATCCTGTCTCAGGACGACCCGATCGCGGACCATTAA